Below is a genomic region from Staphylococcus carnosus.
ACCGTAATCATCTGCAATCAATTCAACTGTTTCATCATCTAATGATTGGTTAATGTTTGCCATAATACCTAAAAGGAATAATTTTTTAACGATATTAGATGATTCAATATTCATTTTCTCAGCTAATTCGCCAACTGTAATACCTTCTGTATAAGTAATTTTTTCTGGCATTTCTTTAACAGCTTCTTGTTTAGGTGCTTGTTTTTGATTTTTATTATTCTTGTTGTTTTTGTTATTTTTTTGGTTTTTATTGTTGTGATTTTTCTTATTGTTCTTTTTAGCGTTGCCGCCATTATTGTTGTTGTTTTTATCTTTATTATTATTTTGATGTTTTTTGTGATTATTTTGAGCAGCTTTATTATCTTGCTTATCTTTAGATGAACCTGGTTTGAATTTTTTGTCTAATTCTTTGATTTCATTAGGTTCTAACGCTTGCATGTGGTTAGACACCTCTACATTCATCTTTTTCAATTCATCAATAACATCTTTACTCTTTAAATTTAAATCTTTTGCATACTCGTAAATTCTCTGTTTACTCATATAATCACTCCTTACGTTATTCATCTATCATTGATAATAGCTTTTTGGCAAAACCGTTATCCATTATAGCGATATTCACGCGAGATGATTTTCCTAGGGCTTGACCTAGTTCTTCTCTGGTTCCGAATATACGTAATGGGACTTGGTAACTTTCGCATTTTTGGCTGATTTCTTTCTCAGTCCTTGCCGAAGCATCCTCTGAAAGAATCACTAAAGAGACTTTTCTCTTTTTGATTTCA
It encodes:
- a CDS encoding YlxQ family RNA-binding protein, producing MNKSNILNFLGLAMRAGKVKSGESVILTEIKKRKVSLVILSEDASARTEKEISQKCESYQVPLRIFGTREELGQALGKSSRVNIAIMDNGFAKKLLSMIDE